The genomic window AGGCTGGCGCAGAATCCAGAGGAGGAATTTGAGCCTTTTGCAATGCCTTACTATGATAAGCCTGGATGGGAAACGGTTCGGGTAATTAACCGCTTCCGGAACAATGTTACTAACTGTGCGGAGAACTTTATTGATATTCCTCACACTGTTTCTGTTCATCCTGGGGTATTTCGCACGCCTCGCTGTTCAAAGTTGGAAATGACGGTAGAGAGACGGAATGGATCGGTTTTTGCCGAATACCGGAATGAAACTACTAACCTCGGCTGGTATAGCCGTTTTTTAAACCGAGGCGGTTACGAAATTCGACACACAGATAGCTTTCATATGCCGAATGTCACCAGTGTAGAGTACGACATGGGGCCGAGAAGAAGGCTTTTTATTACCAGTCAGTCTGTACCCGAAGCAGAAGACTCGACTCTCGTTTATACAGATGTGACTTTCAACTACGGAATCTGGAGCAAAATTGCTCGTCCTTTTGTGCGTTGGACTGCACAATACATTATCCGTCAAGATGTGGAAATTTTGGGTATTCAACAGGATGTAATTGAAAAATATGGGACTCAGTTTGCGAATACTCCCGCTGATACCATCCACCTTTTTGTTGAATCTATCCGGAATAAGATTGCATCTGGCGAAGATCCTAGAACGCTATCTGATAAGGCAGTTAAAGTAAATTTTTGGGTTTAAAGATTGTTGAGGCGAAGAATTCAAAGTTGTTAGTTAAAATTCCAAAATTCACCAATTACCAATTACTTTTTTATGGGAGTTTTTGCTGCATTTGTAATTTTGATGACGCTGACTGCTAGTAATGACCGCAGTTTAACAGCACTCCGATCTAGGAAATTTGAAGACTGGGTTCTCGATGTTGTGGGTTTGTTTTTTCAGGGCATTCTCATACCCATCTTGCAAGGTACAGTAGTTTACCAACTTTACCACTATCT from Funiculus sociatus GB2-C1 includes these protein-coding regions:
- a CDS encoding Rieske 2Fe-2S domain-containing protein; its protein translation is MKFEHFWYVVALSEHLTSNTVLERTVLGEWLAIFRDEEGKPVALRDRCMHRNSRLSRGNICQGKIQCPYHGWVYDKTGKVVAVPAEGENFKATNARRTQNYDTKEQDGYVYVRLAQNPEEEFEPFAMPYYDKPGWETVRVINRFRNNVTNCAENFIDIPHTVSVHPGVFRTPRCSKLEMTVERRNGSVFAEYRNETTNLGWYSRFLNRGGYEIRHTDSFHMPNVTSVEYDMGPRRRLFITSQSVPEAEDSTLVYTDVTFNYGIWSKIARPFVRWTAQYIIRQDVEILGIQQDVIEKYGTQFANTPADTIHLFVESIRNKIASGEDPRTLSDKAVKVNFWV